The following proteins are encoded in a genomic region of Bdellovibrionales bacterium:
- a CDS encoding heme-binding protein encodes MKIAFLISLIFVQVGCSVFGAQTVEQTQYQMTLKSDDKEIREYVPYVAATTWVAGRFEDSQNPAFRILANYIFGDNTSKQKLAMTAPVVQSPQATSEKIEMTAPVIQSPAKNGYQMSFMMPTKYKLEDLPRPNDPRVELRPVPARTMAVITFTGFWSEEKNQKKAEDLKNWLSTLPHYEIASEPMFAGYNPPWTLPFLRRNEVMIEVRKK; translated from the coding sequence ATGAAAATCGCATTTTTAATCAGTTTAATTTTTGTACAAGTGGGGTGCAGCGTGTTTGGAGCGCAAACGGTGGAGCAAACTCAGTATCAAATGACGTTGAAAAGTGATGATAAAGAAATCCGCGAATATGTTCCCTATGTTGCAGCAACGACGTGGGTCGCAGGTCGATTTGAGGATTCGCAAAATCCCGCGTTTCGAATTTTGGCGAATTATATTTTTGGCGATAACACTTCGAAACAAAAACTCGCGATGACCGCGCCGGTGGTGCAAAGTCCACAGGCCACTTCAGAAAAAATTGAGATGACGGCGCCAGTGATTCAATCCCCAGCCAAAAATGGCTATCAGATGAGCTTTATGATGCCGACAAAATACAAACTCGAGGACCTCCCTCGCCCCAATGATCCCAGAGTGGAACTCCGTCCCGTTCCCGCGCGCACGATGGCGGTCATCACTTTTACAGGATTTTGGAGTGAAGAAAAAAATCAGAAAAAGGCCGAAGACCTTAAAAACTGGCTCTCCACTCTTCCTCACTACGAGATCGCATCGGAGCCCATGTTTGCCGGCTACAATCCACCATGGACACTTCCCTTCTTAAGGAGAAATGAAGTGATGATCGAGGTTCGCAAAAAATAG
- a CDS encoding GNAT family N-acetyltransferase: MMGAAVAKNLLRTFREAREKTPTLQKVREYRGFLNIEHETNDFVVKTAIHGVDLLRVLELRHLVFVEEWQGRKAFHGLDVDAHDFVADHLMIIDKRTTEVIGTYRLLSSHFTHSFYSSGEFEIGEFLRLPAVKLEMGRACVHPNYRDGNVIDLLWKGLSQYIIKSKTEYLFGCASVKTTNPQAISRLLRTVKDQGAWSEQYHITATGNYFFPGVIMDGPEAMSAEEKRVLLPPLLRSYLHAGAKVYGAPALDRVFACTDVLTILDWKDLHRRFQSRFVEA, from the coding sequence ATGATGGGAGCAGCGGTCGCGAAAAATCTTCTCCGAACATTTCGAGAGGCCCGCGAAAAGACGCCGACTTTGCAGAAGGTCCGTGAGTATCGCGGCTTTCTCAATATTGAACACGAAACCAATGACTTTGTGGTGAAAACCGCGATTCACGGCGTGGACCTCTTGAGGGTGCTCGAGCTGCGGCACTTGGTTTTTGTGGAAGAGTGGCAGGGGCGTAAGGCCTTCCATGGTCTTGATGTGGATGCCCACGATTTTGTGGCTGACCACCTGATGATTATTGATAAGCGAACGACCGAAGTCATTGGAACATATCGACTGCTGTCTTCGCACTTTACCCATTCTTTTTATTCGAGTGGTGAGTTTGAGATCGGAGAATTTTTACGATTGCCGGCGGTGAAATTAGAGATGGGTCGCGCCTGCGTGCATCCCAACTACCGCGATGGAAACGTGATTGATTTATTATGGAAGGGCTTAAGCCAATACATTATTAAAAGTAAAACGGAGTACTTGTTTGGCTGTGCCAGCGTAAAAACCACGAATCCCCAGGCGATCAGTCGTCTCCTTCGCACCGTGAAGGATCAAGGGGCTTGGAGCGAGCAGTATCATATCACGGCGACGGGGAATTATTTTTTTCCAGGAGTGATCATGGATGGCCCAGAGGCGATGAGTGCCGAAGAGAAGCGAGTTCTCTTGCCGCCTCTTTTAAGATCTTACCTGCACGCCGGAGCCAAAGTGTACGGAGCTCCCGCATTAGATCGAGTTTTTGCGTGCACAGACGTTTTGACAATTTTAGATTGGAAAGATCTTCATCGACGTTTCCAATCGCGATTTGTCGAAGCCTAG
- a CDS encoding TylF/MycF family methyltransferase, with amino-acid sequence MIQSLLRRVFGERWLWAYRYYRYPQYFEIVGGPLTFAKDGLYTKHNSDSLKDPLFQKSYSLAQQTGSFSGSWGQVDPEYRAYIYAWSAFHCKDLDGDYVECGVNKGGMARAAIHFSGFTASSSKKFFLLDTYQGTPEHSLLPEETRRNKYDECYEDVKANFKEFPNVIIIRGEVPHTLSQVTSSKICFLSLDMNAVGPEIAAIEFFWDKISSGGIVVLDDYNNIGHELQKKGFDDFAQRQGLKVMSLPTGQGLIFKH; translated from the coding sequence ATGATTCAATCTTTATTAAGAAGAGTTTTCGGCGAACGCTGGCTGTGGGCTTATCGTTATTACCGATACCCTCAATATTTTGAGATCGTGGGTGGACCTCTCACCTTTGCCAAAGATGGACTTTACACCAAACATAATTCCGACTCATTGAAAGATCCCTTATTTCAAAAAAGCTATAGCCTGGCTCAACAAACAGGATCTTTCTCGGGCTCTTGGGGGCAAGTGGATCCCGAGTATCGAGCCTACATCTACGCCTGGTCCGCGTTTCACTGCAAGGATCTGGACGGCGACTACGTCGAATGTGGAGTGAATAAGGGAGGAATGGCGCGAGCGGCGATCCACTTTTCGGGATTTACAGCGAGCTCATCCAAAAAGTTTTTCCTTTTAGACACCTATCAGGGAACACCCGAACACTCACTCCTCCCCGAAGAAACTCGTCGTAACAAGTATGACGAATGCTACGAGGACGTCAAAGCCAACTTTAAAGAATTCCCTAACGTCATCATTATTCGCGGCGAAGTCCCCCACACGCTGTCGCAAGTGACGAGCTCAAAAATATGTTTTCTATCTTTAGATATGAATGCCGTGGGTCCCGAAATCGCGGCCATCGAATTTTTCTGGGATAAGATTTCCTCGGGAGGCATTGTTGTTCTCGATGATTACAATAATATCGGTCACGAGCTTCAGAAAAAAGGATTTGATGACTTCGCCCAACGCCAAGGCCTTAAAGTGATGTCCCTCCCCACCGGGCAAGGACTGATTTTTAAACATTAA
- a CDS encoding LamG domain-containing protein, which produces MKKHNLFIQSLRLCLVITFGFLVACKESPTDPDNSGGTGGGGGGTGNGSINGGSLAFDGSGKYLTTSRAWYTGDFTICLWMKPASVAGQTLLSMSSGDKYFYLSFDDNEIDWKFEDSADTDMTIDGSASFIVGNTYQVCAVGDHGGTGSRIYVNGAVVGTSGTMMGASAASAFTTLTIGAEPAPAFQSADGNKTLPFDGNLGHIMIWQTALPANAISQLYGGGSGFDPQFAFGNYTAPHVSALEVYYLYGDANSGDIITGSGAVIKDAMGNQDATPVGFDADDFDVNLF; this is translated from the coding sequence ATGAAAAAACATAATCTATTTATCCAGAGTCTTCGTTTGTGTCTCGTTATCACCTTTGGTTTTTTAGTGGCCTGCAAAGAAAGTCCCACAGATCCCGATAATAGCGGCGGTACTGGTGGAGGTGGAGGCGGCACTGGCAATGGATCCATCAATGGCGGAAGTCTCGCCTTTGATGGCAGTGGAAAATATTTAACAACCTCTCGTGCCTGGTACACCGGCGACTTCACCATTTGCCTTTGGATGAAGCCCGCAAGCGTCGCGGGACAAACTTTATTAAGTATGTCGAGTGGGGATAAATATTTTTACCTTTCGTTTGATGATAACGAAATCGATTGGAAATTTGAAGACAGCGCCGATACGGACATGACCATCGATGGCTCGGCATCCTTCATCGTTGGAAATACTTACCAAGTTTGCGCGGTTGGAGATCATGGCGGCACCGGAAGCCGCATTTATGTGAATGGCGCCGTTGTGGGAACCAGTGGGACAATGATGGGTGCCAGTGCCGCCAGCGCATTTACCACATTGACCATCGGCGCAGAACCCGCACCTGCTTTTCAGTCTGCGGATGGGAATAAGACTTTACCTTTTGATGGCAATCTCGGTCACATCATGATCTGGCAAACCGCACTCCCCGCGAACGCCATCAGCCAACTCTATGGCGGTGGCTCGGGCTTTGATCCCCAATTTGCTTTTGGTAACTACACCGCACCCCATGTTTCGGCTCTCGAAGTCTATTATCTCTATGGCGACGCCAACTCCGGTGATATCATCACGGGATCTGGTGCGGTCATTAAAGACGCCATGGGAAATCAAGACGCCACTCCCGTCGGCTTTGATGCCGATGATTTTGACGTCAATTTATTTTAA
- a CDS encoding 1-acyl-sn-glycerol-3-phosphate acyltransferase: MIGRGVATSAVIVPAIGVFLAHGMVIKVMTRDRVVRRKRLVGNVQRYSRFALKVMRVDVNLKATAPLPPQNYLMVSNHMSYLDMMVLACCFPAVFVTSVDMGQVFFLGQMAEIGGSLFIERRHRDRVQHDIQQIEEVLTQGFHVMLFPEGTSTDGLSVLPFKRSLLMAAAHADCPLLPITLKYRKVEGEEFSAKNHDVVCWYGKKDFVTHFIRLLSAKSIEAEVSVQKPMTFKTELEKHVVGDLLHQIISDDYLSQFKNLQGGSAYDGSSGREKSSPNISRGPRKDADFAEGP, encoded by the coding sequence TTGATTGGTCGCGGGGTAGCCACTTCGGCGGTGATCGTGCCGGCCATAGGAGTTTTCCTGGCTCATGGCATGGTCATCAAGGTGATGACGAGGGATCGCGTGGTTCGGCGCAAGCGGCTCGTGGGAAATGTGCAGCGCTATTCGCGATTTGCTTTGAAAGTGATGCGTGTCGACGTGAATCTTAAGGCGACGGCGCCACTTCCTCCGCAGAATTATCTGATGGTATCGAATCATATGTCATATCTGGATATGATGGTTTTAGCTTGCTGTTTTCCGGCGGTGTTTGTGACATCCGTTGATATGGGGCAAGTGTTTTTCTTAGGACAGATGGCAGAGATCGGCGGAAGTCTTTTTATCGAAAGACGCCATCGAGACCGTGTTCAGCACGATATCCAGCAAATCGAGGAGGTATTAACTCAGGGCTTCCATGTGATGTTGTTCCCGGAAGGCACCAGTACGGACGGATTGTCTGTGCTCCCGTTTAAGCGTTCATTACTCATGGCCGCGGCTCATGCGGACTGTCCTTTATTACCGATCACCCTCAAGTATAGAAAAGTCGAGGGCGAAGAGTTTTCGGCGAAAAATCACGATGTGGTTTGCTGGTATGGAAAAAAAGACTTTGTAACTCACTTTATACGTTTGCTGTCGGCGAAATCGATCGAAGCCGAAGTTTCGGTGCAAAAGCCGATGACTTTTAAAACGGAACTCGAAAAACATGTGGTGGGGGATCTCCTTCATCAGATCATTTCTGACGATTATCTATCGCAATTTAAAAATCTACAGGGAGGTAGTGCTTATGATGGGAGCAGCGGTCGCGAAAAATCTTCTCCGAACATTTCGAGAGGCCCGCGAAAAGACGCCGACTTTGCAGAAGGTCCGTGA
- the rpsN gene encoding 30S ribosomal protein S14 encodes MVKYQQRKECVEKYRPIRKEMRSQMNNLRLSFKERAEARQKLLKLPRLSMEVRLNSRCEVTGRSKAVLRKFKMSRIVFRDLASKGLLPGVKKASW; translated from the coding sequence ATGGTGAAGTATCAACAGCGCAAAGAGTGTGTTGAAAAGTATCGGCCGATTCGTAAGGAGATGCGAAGCCAAATGAATAACCTTCGTCTGTCCTTCAAAGAAAGAGCCGAGGCGCGCCAAAAGCTTTTAAAACTTCCCCGATTGTCGATGGAAGTTCGACTGAACTCCCGCTGCGAAGTGACCGGTCGATCGAAAGCTGTCCTTCGAAAGTTTAAAATGTCTCGAATCGTCTTCCGCGATTTGGCCAGTAAGGGATTGCTCCCGGGTGTAAAAAAGGCCAGTTGGTAG
- a CDS encoding DUF11 domain-containing protein, giving the protein MRNLFFAAALFFTQQVLAKADLSVSLTGATHVQSSSIDSYSVRVSNLGSVVVKNATLTLALPQGVQLSQISVVGTGGLTTACASQSIGLVCSMGRVYLGVNNSFDIRFKLKFPDQSATIHLVAVGSHSAADRQAANNSSSLAVTVTAPVVVVVPPPPPPVTVVYAINIAPGDSFHFKMCGNASAPMNFSQCFPENTIEGDLIFLANGATDAGDPSFLLTYTQPNSSELRFTEYDTTNNNAVMSESVGVAVSANCFEGVTTFRPPYSLDGTANGYGAFRACK; this is encoded by the coding sequence ATGAGAAATTTATTTTTTGCAGCGGCTCTATTTTTTACGCAACAGGTTTTGGCCAAGGCCGATCTCTCGGTCTCGTTAACGGGGGCTACGCACGTGCAATCGTCTTCGATCGATAGCTACTCGGTCCGAGTATCGAATTTGGGAAGTGTAGTCGTAAAGAACGCCACTTTAACTTTAGCTTTACCGCAAGGAGTTCAACTTTCTCAGATCTCGGTGGTGGGAACTGGTGGGCTTACGACGGCGTGTGCATCCCAATCCATTGGGCTTGTTTGTTCTATGGGTCGAGTTTATCTTGGAGTTAACAATTCATTTGATATTCGTTTCAAGTTAAAATTTCCGGATCAAAGTGCAACGATCCATCTGGTGGCTGTGGGATCTCACTCGGCAGCGGACAGACAAGCCGCGAACAATTCATCAAGTTTAGCGGTTACGGTCACCGCTCCTGTTGTCGTCGTTGTTCCTCCACCACCACCTCCTGTGACTGTGGTGTATGCGATCAATATCGCTCCTGGGGATTCTTTCCACTTTAAAATGTGCGGGAATGCGAGTGCTCCTATGAACTTCTCTCAGTGTTTTCCAGAAAATACCATTGAGGGGGATCTGATCTTCCTAGCCAATGGGGCCACCGATGCCGGCGATCCAAGTTTTTTACTGACCTACACTCAGCCGAACAGTTCTGAGTTACGATTTACAGAATACGACACGACCAACAACAATGCAGTGATGTCAGAGAGCGTGGGAGTAGCGGTGAGTGCGAATTGTTTTGAAGGAGTTACGACCTTCCGCCCTCCATACTCCCTCGATGGAACTGCGAATGGTTACGGCGCCTTTCGAGCTTGTAAGTAA